TCATTATGCTTGAAAATTACCGAAGTTTTGTGTACCGGTAGTTTCTAACAGCCCTTATTGCTGAGAGGTTTTAATTTCtcatgtttattttcagtacTCCTCAAAGCGGAAAATTGAGGTGCATTTTGCATTATTTCGAACGAGTTTCGAAGATGGAAACGGAATTGAGCGGCAAAGTGACTTTCTCCAGACAGGTATGTACGTACTgggttgtaggtaaaaatccccaaatcATCAtactaggtaaaaatccctgAGTGGCGACTTTCTAGAACATTTCGAAACAGGTTATTTCTCctattcatttgcaataaaactGCAATCTAtactaaggctaaacaaaaatgataccttgtttctccgcagcggccggatcatttttgtaaaatatgataaaatttataaacagttcatttctatagcggccgggtctgttatggtgaattgatcacgattttaaaaaaaagtaatgtatagggtagataggcggccggccgggtcaacatttaagctcagcagagcggagaaacaaggtatcaatttttttggccTAAACATGATATTATCGATACTGGGTTTGAATCCCACTATAACCGTTGTTGTGTAGCAGACAAAAAATGAGCCCGAGCGAATtcgggcggcttgaggagtTATAGGCAGGGCAGAAACGTGTGGCTTGAAAAGTAATAGGGTAACCCCTCGAATAAAAAGTTGATTACTTTTCCAGGTTCTTCCCGATAGCGAGAAGCTAACGTTGAAGCTACTGTCGGACAGCGTTCGGCCGTTGTGTCCGTTATACGTCGATAAACACGGCAAAATCGAAGACTCGGGATCTCACACCGTTCAAGTAAGAGATCGGCGCGTTCATgagaaaacaataataaatGCCCGCTCTGTACCTTAATTTGCAGGGAAAGAGGTTGAAAATCAGCAAAATTCCTTGTTTGTACTTAATGAATGCCTCCTGCCTGATTCAAATAGTTTTCGTCACCACTTTCATGCGCTATATCTCGTATCGATTGTTATTTTGATAGGTAGATTTTGCCAATAGTTATATCGGAGGTGGAGTACTTCACGTTGGCCGTGTTCAGGTAAGCTTTCTATTTCACGATGTCTTCATATCTGTTAGAGTAGAATCTGCCTTGCTCGATAgaggtttggaaatatttcgcTGAGTTGAGAATCTACGAATTTACTTCAGTACAAAATTTACCAAGTTGATAGCTGGTCCAAGTAAGgaagagtctactgtagtgaCAACTAATAATGATGCCCTTTCATTCATTGAGATTTCTAATTTTACCcacaaataatataataataatttttcttGCGGTGATTGGCAAATTTAAAAGttgacaaattcaaatttctgaGCTACATCCATCTTGAAAATTTCTCATCAGAATCTTTGAATTTAGATGTCTGTCTTGTAAAATTCCGACCAAATTATACAGTACCCATTCATATGCTATGTCCAAATTAGTTGCACACCGTAATCTTCCGCTAAAACATCGGCCATTTTGATTACAATTTCAGGAAGAAATTCGATTCTGTTTGAGTCCAGAGTTGATCGCGTCGATGTTGTTCATGACGTGTATGGAAAAGAATGAAGCGATTGTTATTCGTGGTTTTGAACAGTTCTCTGAATATTCCGGTTATTGCGATTGTTTACGATTCGCCGGTGATAAAATCGACGAAAACCAGGtaaaaatgaactcatttcaCAGTCGTGTCTGGATATAGGGTTTAGTTTGGCTGCTAGTATTTGGTTGAACTGAACTTAGATTGTAGGTTTAATGCATCTCTGGATCATACAGTTCCacgttgtgtgggtttgatttgactgtgGTTCCAGTTCCATAGATTTGTCGGTTCAATTTCACCCTGGACCCAGGACCATCACATTTTTGTGGGTCTGATTAAactcaggggccagttgctcaaacgttagttaaagataaccaagtggataaataccatagcaacaatgtactttcaattgtcaccatgtgaactatccactggttaactctaaccaacttttgagcaactggacCCTGAAAGTTAAACATTTATGGTTTTAACTTTGCTTTTTACTAGTTCAACAAACCCAAAGCTCTGCACTACAAAACTGTGGCCAAAGTCGATGAAATTAAATGCTAGTGAGTGGTATCcaagttgaaatattcatgtgttctcattttattttcctaTATTAGCGCGATGAAGAAGGGAACATTCACTCGTGTCTATGCGCGATCGACGCTATACCGTACATGTGGGGTAACAAGTACGCGCAGTACTCCGGGTCGAATGTGCTTCGCGAAATCAACAAGGCGTACGTCGGATTTTCTTCAACAGCCGCGGTGGCGACCCCCCGCGACGAGACTGACTGCttgagaaaaagaaaacgtctgCGCGATCGACTGTCCGAATCTTCCGAGGAATTTTATAGCGCTCCCGAAAGTTTAGATGATGAAGGTAATGGATGTAGAAAGACATACTTGACttgagttccacagttctacagTTTGTGATTAAATTTGGCTAACTTATAGCGATCACGTCCCGAGAAATGACCCACAATTTGACGTTAAAACAGTTTAGGTTAGGGATGTGTAACTTAGGGGGTTGGAAAATTATGGAAAATGTGTAAGAAAATGGGaaatctgtaagaaccctgaaATAGTTCCAGCGTTTCTCTGTAAATGGCGGTACTTTCTCATAGAAAATGTCCTGACCTTGTGGCATGAAAACTAAACTGTGAAGGTGTCTTATATGAATGAACGTGCTATTTTTTCAGGTGGGCCGGATACAGCCGAGTCAAGTCAAGGGAAGGTAAGGCCACCAATCTTCTCATCTAACATACCATCATCGCCTGTACGTTTGCACTTTAACACTTCACCCGTGTTTCACACTTCTGAAGTCGTCCCATCGTccgaaaaacaacaacaacaacaacaccCGACTGCCGCAGCCTGCTCGGCGTATCCCAGCCTGCTCGATATCGAAACGATGCGTTTAGAAAATGCTCGGCGACGCGGTTCGAACCTGAGCGATTGCGGCGCGTCGACGACGAGCGGCGGCGGCAGCTCGCGGCGGAGCAGCTCGCGTCCGAGTTGCGAGTTCTCCGACTTCGAATCGTGGGCGAGCAGCTTCCGCCGGCGCAGTTCGAATTTGAGCGATCTGTCGTCGTCGCGAcggagcagcagcagcacgcGTTACAGCTCGGATTTCAGCTCGGAGTTCGAGGAATATTACGAATCGTTTCAACGACAGGAACATCGAAAAATACAACACGAGTCGATCGTCGAGGAAAGCGCCGTTCCGTTCGTCGTCGATTACGCCGGGAATCTGGTCGCGAACGCGCCTGAGGAGAGTGCGTCTTCCGTCGAGGCCTCCGGGGGCAGCGGTATGGCGGTGTTCGATGCGAAGCAGCCTCAAATCGCGAATATCACGCGTCCGAAAGCCGTGCGAGTGACGTCGAGACACGTCGGGCAGGCGCCGTTTCTACCGCCATTAACCGACACGCAGAAATACTACGGGCGCGATGACACGGACAGCAGCTCGGAAAACAGCCCGACCCACAGCTCCGCCGACAGACGTCGCAGACACCGGCTGCGAGTGGCTTCCGAAAGCGAACGATCGACTTTAACCGGTGAAAGTCCGTATTTCTACACATCCATCGATTACCATCAGAGATTCATCCCGAGTTCCGAATTTATCCCGTCGCGTCGAAGCTCGTCGCGGTCCGAGCCGATGGACAGCGCCTTCAAACACGGGTCAACGATTTCGGACATCAATATAACGGACGACGGTCGATTTCACTCGGATGATCACGACTCGGATATCGATTTAAACACGCCTCAGAACGTTCACGACGCGTTCGCGGATCAAATCGCGAAATCGATGATCACAGACGCCGTCGGGAATATCATGTCGTTTacgcggcagcagcagcagccgcagcgCAGTTCATCCAGCGATTCGTCCAGTGAAGCTCTCTCGATCGCCAATCGCATCGTCAGTAAACTTTTCGACGATCTACAAGAGGAGTTCCGTCAGAGTATTCCCGACTCGATGAAACTCGAAGAGAAAGCCGTCGTCTGCGGGAGTAATTCGCAGCCGACGATCGCGCCGAAAATCGTCATTTCGCAACACGTAACGCCGGCGGCGACGGCGAGTTTAGACACGTTCGTCGATGATTTCGTCGCGCAAGCGCTGTGCGAATCGGCCGCCGAACTCGGCAACGCGGAGAACAGCTCATCGTCGGACGTGGCGACGCGATTGAACGTAAATCTGACGTCGCGTTATAGCAAAATGGTGAACGAAAGCGTTTCGTACGAAGAGATCTATCGTTACGAAGGCGAACGAAGGTCATTCACTCGTAAAGACGAAGACGCGTACGAAAGCGTAAACATCGACCGGTATTTCGATCATCTGGTCGGGAAAGCTTTAGGCGACGTTTATAAGAGTTTGGGATATCGTAAAACGACCGGCGTTCAAGGTTACGCGGATAGTTCTTCCTCGACGGGCAGCAGTAGCGCGGcgagcagcagcggcggctcGCAGTGTTGTAAATATCTCGACGTGCACTGGATGTCGATGAGTCCGTCGACGAATTCGTCGTCGGCGAGTTTGACGTCGTACGCGCGACGTAAAGCCGCGCGTAAACACCGCCGCGAGCGCATCAAATCGAACAGTTTCAGCAGCTACGGCGAATTCGAGAACGCCATGGACGACCAGAAGTCGATGCGACGTAACAGCGCCGGTACTTTCGTTGATCCGTTGCTGTCGCGGTTCGCCGAGGAGTTACAGCGCAGCGACCCGAATAGCCCGTCGTTAGAGTTGTACGGTGACGGCAGCGTCTGCTCGACATCGCGTCGCGGCAGTCGCGATTACGACAAGAGAGATGCCGGCGCCGTGCCCTTTGAGGTGGAATTATGCCGCACTCCCGATTTAGATATCGATCCTGTGGCCTTATTTCCTCCGCTCGGCACCGATTCCGAGTTGGAACCGTCGCTGTTCTTAAGCGGGAACGCGAATGACGCCACGGAGAAGTCTCGTCATCGTCGGTGTCGACGTCATCGCCGCGCGACCTTGAAAGCGTTTTATAAATACGCGAAGCAATTGTCGAAAACGGTGATCAAAGACGCGATCAAAACGGTGACATCGCGCACGAAAACGACGAACCGGTTTACGGACGCGTTACGCGTGTTCGGCGGTGATTTAGTCGACGAAGCGTTTCACGAGGCTTTAAACGATGTACGCGTGCGCGGCGGCCGGTATCGAAACGATGACGTGATCGCCACGCGTTTTACGAATATGGAGGAGTTCGCGAGGCGTCTTTGCGACGACGTTTTACATGATGCTTGTTTCGTAATAACCGGATCGTACTTTCCGACCAGTTCGCCGCCGTCTGCCGTGCGACTCATGCAGATCGACATCGCCGACGTAGAACGGTTGAAGGTCTGTATTTGATTATCGATTACCCCTAGTATTCGTTCTCGAATCCgtgtttcttgtttttgtcgtcggTGTTTCACCAGTTTTTGTGAACTGATTTACGATTCTTGTCGACGTGTCTTCCAAATTCTTTCTGTACTCTTATGAAGTTATGTTGTCTCATCAGTTAACCCAGTCTTTTGAAGTGTGATATATATTCTGTTTTAATACTCAACAACATTATTCAGtaatggtggtggtggtggttcATATCAATCTACAGCTTTTAACAAATTGATGGTGTACCGGCCAGTAGAACATGTACTTAGTCAAAGTTTCATATCATCAATCTTTTTAACTCAATGCCAATGCTCACTGCGAATTTAGGCTTCAAAATTCTAATTTGCCCTTTGAAGTGTCTGGAAGCCACTAATGTTCATGTTTGCAGCCCTCTGCCAAATCTGcccttttcaaattcaatgccTATTCCAAGTTTTAGGTCAACCTCTttcaaagaatcctagatctCCCCTTGTCTAACGTAAACATTCTGCCTAATCTTGcttgaatttaatgaaaaaacaattctTCATAATGGCCAATCCGTATAGAAAATACGTCTTACACTTTAGAATTAAATACAGATTGTTGTTTAGGTTCATATTCTTTGGCGTGATTTATACTTGTCTTCGGTAGAAGCCCTACAGCACACTAGCGCACCTGGTGGAACCTCAACTGCCGCAGTAGTTCTATAATTG
This sequence is a window from Tubulanus polymorphus chromosome 9, tnTubPoly1.2, whole genome shotgun sequence. Protein-coding genes within it:
- the LOC141910566 gene encoding uncharacterized protein LOC141910566; protein product: MATRGAMHVVFPSDVEAWPGIRDALLRLKTIDDDDIDEFVKSLEIIHKLVHGTSFPPERENMILRKCVFYGVKRFFDKEASAEERRRFFEETLPFVVDAAVDIENRKPPNGLQYSLQSEPGDVELSRSFILSVIACAFLCLFPRRPKEIEASLNDINFNNFFHYLPSTPQSGKLRCILHYFERVSKMETELSGKVTFSRQVLPDSEKLTLKLLSDSVRPLCPLYVDKHGKIEDSGSHTVQVDFANSYIGGGVLHVGRVQEEIRFCLSPELIASMLFMTCMEKNEAIVIRGFEQFSEYSGYCDCLRFAGDKIDENQRDEEGNIHSCLCAIDAIPYMWGNKYAQYSGSNVLREINKAYVGFSSTAAVATPRDETDCLRKRKRLRDRLSESSEEFYSAPESLDDEGGPDTAESSQGKVRPPIFSSNIPSSPVRLHFNTSPVFHTSEVVPSSEKQQQQQHPTAAACSAYPSLLDIETMRLENARRRGSNLSDCGASTTSGGGSSRRSSSRPSCEFSDFESWASSFRRRSSNLSDLSSSRRSSSSTRYSSDFSSEFEEYYESFQRQEHRKIQHESIVEESAVPFVVDYAGNLVANAPEESASSVEASGGSGMAVFDAKQPQIANITRPKAVRVTSRHVGQAPFLPPLTDTQKYYGRDDTDSSSENSPTHSSADRRRRHRLRVASESERSTLTGESPYFYTSIDYHQRFIPSSEFIPSRRSSSRSEPMDSAFKHGSTISDINITDDGRFHSDDHDSDIDLNTPQNVHDAFADQIAKSMITDAVGNIMSFTRQQQQPQRSSSSDSSSEALSIANRIVSKLFDDLQEEFRQSIPDSMKLEEKAVVCGSNSQPTIAPKIVISQHVTPAATASLDTFVDDFVAQALCESAAELGNAENSSSSDVATRLNVNLTSRYSKMVNESVSYEEIYRYEGERRSFTRKDEDAYESVNIDRYFDHLVGKALGDVYKSLGYRKTTGVQGYADSSSSTGSSSAASSSGGSQCCKYLDVHWMSMSPSTNSSSASLTSYARRKAARKHRRERIKSNSFSSYGEFENAMDDQKSMRRNSAGTFVDPLLSRFAEELQRSDPNSPSLELYGDGSVCSTSRRGSRDYDKRDAGAVPFEVELCRTPDLDIDPVALFPPLGTDSELEPSLFLSGNANDATEKSRHRRCRRHRRATLKAFYKYAKQLSKTVIKDAIKTVTSRTKTTNRFTDALRVFGGDLVDEAFHEALNDVRVRGGRYRNDDVIATRFTNMEEFARRLCDDVLHDACFVITGSYFPTSSPPSAVRLMQIDIADVERLKSSDEYVSVDNIFQAWPIATGNWGCGAFGGDPQLKAIIQWIAASYASSSAMIYYTFQDPRVEKFPDVVNFVRGNKLTVKWIVGRVQEYCRVALDEHEQRDEITTQLFDFLLNSDDSQ